In Vanacampus margaritifer isolate UIUO_Vmar chromosome 9, RoL_Vmar_1.0, whole genome shotgun sequence, the following proteins share a genomic window:
- the ncam3 gene encoding neural cell adhesion molecule 1: protein MAKVTISDMTTALFFLFLVVCSTDAKMDIITSKQDIQVGDELLMLCKAGGEGHITWKKDGEGIDEELISPVDESSSKLVIKSATVADAGRYTCLCDFDNGHMDDVQSQIYVYEGPSFESTPTYHEFLEGTDGAVPCQVSGQPAVEVRWIYSKEMSSHDKNVQQLSDNTLIIGKIKRQDAGTYVCQAQIRGRPVYKQLSISIVVNAPPTVHMKEESQKVIAGPETNVSLQCLVDGQPKPNITWNMPALYDPKHHKFNSDRSQLTIRSVVRDDYGEYFCTATNKIGESRATVMLHVFEAPEVSLAVEQQNVSVGESVAVVCNVSGLPQPDLHWINKRNGQTLDSPSGRIRVEGGVLVIDEIAPSDGGLYSCMAVGIIGNASRDVAIYTQPGPPPYLSVTSGPASAFFSLKTPPINGGTPITHFVLQWRQNAAEQWQEVTVPASDTLAVTSLMPYTLYTVRLAALNAAGQGQFSDANTVRTKGIREPDSPVLLCDEMKIGGNSFFIPLKHADNGGTPLLHYNLRYQEDKDGAEWKKKQLSSNTDSVNLIDLNFGSHYQLEVTAVNANGSSLPVTFNFTIAEKPVRSSMTKGSVAGIVMVIFLGIFLVVDATCCYRNRCGLLMSIAVKFFGQKVPGLKVFEEGEGGTNGEVKMNGMSTPRVNRHHTEVQTLPPKEGGTLTEVTCDKASLTKHEKTQPERNLPATDP from the exons ATGGCAAAAGTGACCATTTCCGATATGACAACTgccttgtttttcttgtttctgGTTGTGTGTAGCACAG ATGCCAAAATGGACATCATCACCAGCAAGCAAGATATTCAAGTTGGAGATGAGCTTTTAATGTTGTGTAAAG CCGGGGGTGAAGGACATATAACGTGGAAAAAGGATGGTGAGGGCATTGATGAAGAGTTAATATCACCAGTGGATGAGTCCTCTTCTAAACTGGTCATCAAGAGCGCCACAGTGGCGGATGCAGGAAGGTATACCTGCCTGTGTGACTTTGACAACGGCCACATGGATGATGTTCAGTCACAGATTTATGTTTATG AGGGTCCGTCATTTGAATCCACCCCCACCTACCATGAGTTTTTGGAGGGTACAGATGGAGCGGTGCCATGTCAGGTGTCTGGTCAGCCAGCGGTGGAAGTCCGCTGGATTTACAGCAAGGAGATGTCATCTCATG aTAAAAATGTGCAACAGTTGTCTGATAACACACTCATCATTGGGAAAATTAAGCGGCAGGATGCTGGGACATATGTGTGCCAGGCACAGATCAGAGGAAGGCCCGTCTATAAGCAGCTTTCCATATCTATTGTTGTCAATG CTCCTCCTACTGTGCATATGAAAGAAGAGTCCCAAAAAGTCATAGCTGGACCAGAAACCAACGTTTCCTTGCAGTGTTTGGTCGATGGCCAACCAAAACCCAATATCACCTGGAACAT GCCAGCATTATATGACCCCAAGCATCACAAGTTCAACTCTGACCGCAGCCAGTTGACCATCAGGTCCGTTGTCAGGGACGACTACGGGGAGTACTTCTGCACCGCGACCAACAAGATTGGAGAAAGCCGCGCTACCGTTATGCTTCATGTCTTTG AGGCCCCTGAGGTGTCTTTGGCTGTAGAGCAGCAGAATGTCAGCGTGGGTGAGAGTGTGGCAGTGGTCTGTAATGTCTCCGGCCTTCCTCAGCCTGACCTGCACTGGATCAACAAGCGAAATGGACAGACACTG GACTCACCTTCTGGTCGCATCCGTGTTGAGGGCGGTGTTTTAGTGATTGATGAAATAGCGCCATCTGATGGTGGCCTGTATTCTTGCATGGCTGTTGGCATCATTGGGAACGCGTCAAGAGATGTTGCAATTTACA CTCAGCCTGGTCCACCCCCCTACCTGTCAGTCACATCTGGACCTGCATCAGCCTTCTTCTCCCTCAAAACGCCACCCATCAATGGGGGAACACCAATTACACACTTTGTCCTGCAATGGAGACAAAATGCTGCCGAGCAATGGCAAGAGGTCACAGTCCCAGCTTCAG ATACCCTGGCTGTGACCTCCCTCATGCCCTACACATTATACACTGTGCGATTGGCTGCCTTGAATGCAGCGGGACAGGGCCAATTCTCAGACGCAAACACTGTCCGAACCAAAGGGATAC GTGAACCAGATAGCCCGGTTTTGTTGTGTGATGAGATGAAAATAGGGGGCAACTCCTTCTTCATCCCCCTCAAACATGCTGATAATGGCGGGACTCCGCTTCTGCACTACAATCTCCGTTATCAAGAG GATAAAGATGGGGCTGAGTGGAAAAAGAAGCAGTTGTCATCCAACACTGACTCTGTTAACCTCATAGATCTGAACTTTGGCTCTCACTATCAACTGGAAGTCACAGCAGTCAATGCTAACGGATCCTCTCTCCCTGTAACATTCAACTTCACCATTGCAGAGAAACCTG TGCGTAGCAGCATGACGAAAGGCAGCGTGGCAGGCATCGTCATGGTGATCTTCCTGGGGATTTTCTTGGTGGTGGATGCCACCTGCTGCTACAGAAACCGTTGTGGCCTGCTTATGTCCATCGCTGTGAAATTTTTTGGACAGAAAGTTCCAGGCCTCAAAGTGTTTGAAGAAGGAGAGGGGGGTACGAATGG GGAAGTTAAGATGAATGGGATGTCCACTCCAAGAGTCAACAGGCACCATACAGAAGTTCAGACGCTTCCTCCAAAGGAAGGCGGCACACTCACAGAGGTCACCTGTGACAAAGCCTCTCTCACTaaacatga GAAAACTCAACCAGAAAGAAATCTACCTGCTACAGACCCATGA